A window of Maioricimonas rarisocia genomic DNA:
CACCTGGCTGTACTACCGCAGTTCGTTCTTCGGATTCAACAAACGACTCCGGGGCTACATGTTCAGCCCGCGCGGCCCGTTCGGGTACGCCCCCGGTTTCGGTTCGGTCTGGGTTTCCGCCGAGTAGTCGCCGCTCTCCCTCGCGGGAGCCAACCTGTCGTGGGCGCTAGCATGCCCGGCTCGTTCGTCACGTTACCTGTTCGTTGATCGCCGTATGCTCCAGTACCTCGTCCGCCGCATTGGAATCGGGCTGCTGACGCTGCTGCTGATCACCTTCATTATCTACGGGCTGATCCGCAGCATGCCGGGCAGCCCGCTGACGCAGGAGCTGGCACGGCTCGATCCCAGCAAGGTGATGAGCGAAGAAGACTTCCAGCGCGTGCAGAAACTGTACGGGCTGGATAAGCCGTGGTATCAGGCGTACGGCGTCTGGGTGGCGAATCTCGTGCAGGGAGACCTGGGACGCTCGTTCTCGCGCAAGCGGCCCGTCGCCGACCTGATCTTCGAGCGCATGGGACCGACGCTGCTGCTGTCGATCACATCGCTGCTGCTGACGTACCTGCTCTCGATTCCGATGGGACTGTATGCCACGGCCCGGTCCGGAAGCAGCGACGAACGGGTCCTCAGCACCATTCTGTACATGCTGTACTCGTTTCCGAGCTTTGTCGCGGCCCTGTTCCTGCAGCTGTTCTTCGCGGTGCAGCTCGGCTGGCTGCCACTGTTCGGAATGACCGGCGACAACTACGAAGAGATGTCGGCGGCCGGCAAGGCGTACGACCTGTTTCTGCACTCCGTGATGCCGGTCACGTGTTACACGTACGGATCGCTGGCGTATTACAGCCGGTTTATCCGGGCCAACATGCAGGAAGTCATCCGGCAGGATTACATCCGGACGGCCCGCGCAAAGGGCCTCGGGCCGGTGCCGGTGCTGCTGCACCACGCCTTCCGCAACACGCTGATTCCCCTGGTGACGCTCGTCGGACTGACGCTCCCGTCGCTGCTGAGCGGCTCGGTGATCATCGAGCAGATCTTTACCTGGCCAGGAATGGGGCGGCTCTTCTTCGAGTCGATTCGCGAGCGGGACTACCCGACCATTATGGGGCTGACGCTGATGTTCTCGGTGCTGACGCTGGCCGGTCAGCTGCTGGCCGACATTCTCTACGCCGTCGTCGACCCGCGGGTCCGTCTCGAATCCAAGTGACTTTCGTCGGAACGTCTGGAACAACGTACTGGGTGAAACGTGGGTAACGATTCCGGCACAACGCAGGTGACAAAGCTGAAGAAGTCACCCGGCTTCTGGCACGAAGCGTGGAAGCGGTTCCGTCAGCGGAAGCTGGGAATGGTGGCCCTGTTCTTCGTCGGCGCACTGGCCCTGGTCGCCATCTTTTCCCCCGCGATCGCCGGCACCAAACCGGTCGTCTGCGAATACAAGGGGGAGATCTATTTCCCCTGCATGGGGTACTTCAATTCCCGGTGGGAAAACCCGGTCTTTCAGCGAGACGGTTTCCGCCGCCGGTACGTAAACAACCTTCCCGAGAAAGACCCCGACAGCTGGGCCATCTGGCCGCTCAACTTCAACGATCCCTACCGCCGCGTCTACGACGACGAATGGCCCGGTCGACCCGCCAATCCCACGCGCGACGAGGGGGAACCGAGCAGCCTGAACTGGTTCGGCACCGATCAGACCGGTGTCGACGTCTTTGCCCAGATGGTGCATGGCACCCGCATCGCGCTGCTGGTCGGCTTCGTCTCGATGGGCATTGCCGCGGCAATCGGAATTGTCGTCGGTGCACTGGCGGGATATTTCGGCGGGTGGGTGGATGCCGTGCTCAGCCGGATCATCGAAGTGGTGATGTGTGTCCCGACGCTGGTGCTGATCCTGGCGCTGATGGCCATCATCGAGCAGGCAACCATCTGGCATCTGATGGCCGTCATCGGTGTCACGAGCTGGACCGGCATCGCGCGACTGACGCGCGCCGAGTTCCTCAAGCTCAAGGAGACGGACTTCGTCGCCGCCGCACGGTCGCTCGGCGTCCGTCAGCCCCGCATCATCTTCCGTTACATTCTGCCCAACGCCCTGGCGCCGATTCTTGTACCGATCACCTTCGGCATCGCCGCGGCGATCCTGGTCGAGAGCGGCCTGAGCTTTCTCGGCTTCGGTGCTCCGCCACCCAATCCGAGCTGGGGAACGCTGCTGAGTGCCGGCCGCTCGAACTATCAGATGTGGTGGCTCATCTTCTTCCCCGGCGTGGCGATTTTTCTGACAGTGCTCGCCTACAACTTGATCGGCGAAGGCCTGCAGGAATCGACCGATCCGCGGCTGCGGGACGGCGGCCACTGATCGCCGCGGCGCTCTCGACTGAGAGTTCTCCCTTCGCCGACCGTGCCCCGGGATCCCCGGCACATTGACACCGGCTGCCGTTCTGCCAAGACTGAAGTTCGGCGGCGACCGTCGCGCGGAGGCATCTTCCTCCCGGACGGTCGCACCCCATGCTCACGATTCCATGACCTGATGACAGGGGAGATGACTCCGATGCGAAGTATGCTCAGTGCGTGTGCAACTCTCATGATGCTTGCCTCGACCGCGACTGCCGGCGACGTGAAAGTCGAGGGCGTTCACCTCTGCTGCGGTGCGTGCGTGAAGGGGGTCGGCAAGGCCCTCAAGGATGTCTCCGGAGTGGAAGGCGTGACGTGCGATCGTGATGAGGGATCTGTGGCATTCGCCGCCGAGTCCGCCGATGCCGCCAAATCAGCGATCAACGCACTTGCCGCGGCCGGCTTCTTCGGCAAGGCGAAGCACGACGGCGAAGAGGTGGCGTTTCCGAAGTCCGGAGCGAAAGAGGGCGCGAAGGCGGACACCGTCAGCGTCTCGAACGTTCACCTGTGCTGCGGCGGCTGCGTGAATGCGGTGGCGAAAGCGGTCAAGAAGGTCGATGGCGTCTCCGACGTCACCTGTGACCGTGCTGAAAGCAGCGTGAAAGTGACGGGTTCCGACGTGAGTGTCGAAGCGGTCGTCGAGGCGCTCAACGGGGCCGGTTTCAACGCAAAGGTGAAGTAGGCTGAGCGGACGCGGACCGGAGTGAACCAGGAGCGGCCCGGCAGGTTCTGTCGGGCCGTTTGCATGCGCGGTATGATCGTGCGCGACAATGTGTGATGCGAATGCAATGGGGGGGACCCATTGCAGATCATTCACTGAGGGTCAGATCTGTCAATCGGCGGGCCAGCCAGATGACCGATGTTCACCATACCTACGAGTTTCGATGTCCGGTTCACGGGTTTATCGAGTTAAGCGCGTGGGAACGCGAGATCATATCTCATCCGGCATTTCAGCGGTTGAGGCGAATCCGTCAACTCGGCTGGACGGACCACATCTACCCTGGCGCGATGCATACGCGATTCGAGCACTCGCTGGGCGTGATGCACGTTGCGACGGCGATGCTCGATGCGATTGTTGGTGGGGGACGTACGCTGCTTGAAGAGGAACTTGGGTTCGACGATGCGGGGATTTGCCGCGATCGAATCCTCGTTCGGCTTGCGGCCTTGCTCCATGACCTTGGGCACACGCCGTTCTCTCACGGAGCTGAGGATCTCTTCCCGGAGTTTGAAGAGGAGGGACGCCGCTACGTCCATGAAGAATACTCCGCTGCAATCATCCGGCACCGGATGCGTGACGTCATCGAAAACCATCCTGCGAATGCCAATTATCGGATCTCTGCTGACGACGTCGCCAATCTCCTTGAAGGCTCCAGCGAGTCGGCACGTTCGCTGATCTGGCGTGAGATCATTACCGGACAGATGGATGCCGATCGGATCGACTATCTGTTGCGCGACTCTCTCCATGCGGGCGTCGATTATGGTCGCTTCGACTGGCGCCGATTGATTGGATGTCTGGCACTGGTTCGGACCGAAGATGAGCGTGGCTGGCGGCTTGGCGTTACGGAGGGAGGGCTGCACGCAGCCGAGTCTCTCGTGCTGGCCAGATACCTGATGTTTACCCAGGTGTATTTCCATAAGACGCGGGTGGCCTATGATCACCATCTGCAGATGGCGCTGGCCGAACTGCTTCCCGACGGCCTGTTCCCGCCGCCCCATGCCGGGCAGTTGGACGCGTTTCTGCGATGGGACGAC
This region includes:
- a CDS encoding ABC transporter permease; this encodes MGNDSGTTQVTKLKKSPGFWHEAWKRFRQRKLGMVALFFVGALALVAIFSPAIAGTKPVVCEYKGEIYFPCMGYFNSRWENPVFQRDGFRRRYVNNLPEKDPDSWAIWPLNFNDPYRRVYDDEWPGRPANPTRDEGEPSSLNWFGTDQTGVDVFAQMVHGTRIALLVGFVSMGIAAAIGIVVGALAGYFGGWVDAVLSRIIEVVMCVPTLVLILALMAIIEQATIWHLMAVIGVTSWTGIARLTRAEFLKLKETDFVAAARSLGVRQPRIIFRYILPNALAPILVPITFGIAAAILVESGLSFLGFGAPPPNPSWGTLLSAGRSNYQMWWLIFFPGVAIFLTVLAYNLIGEGLQESTDPRLRDGGH
- a CDS encoding HD domain-containing protein, which encodes MTDVHHTYEFRCPVHGFIELSAWEREIISHPAFQRLRRIRQLGWTDHIYPGAMHTRFEHSLGVMHVATAMLDAIVGGGRTLLEEELGFDDAGICRDRILVRLAALLHDLGHTPFSHGAEDLFPEFEEEGRRYVHEEYSAAIIRHRMRDVIENHPANANYRISADDVANLLEGSSESARSLIWREIITGQMDADRIDYLLRDSLHAGVDYGRFDWRRLIGCLALVRTEDERGWRLGVTEGGLHAAESLVLARYLMFTQVYFHKTRVAYDHHLQMALAELLPDGLFPPPHAGQLDAFLRWDDWRVLGRLADGEGGDHGRRLSSRDHYRQVWHSAENPGRHDVETFHMIQGALGSKMPLVASASKSWYRFDESDVPVQSDNPGQAAVPLSHLSDVIKGMRPIGKIMAYSAPENVASARAVVQNCVQSVGRR
- a CDS encoding cation transporter, producing MRSMLSACATLMMLASTATAGDVKVEGVHLCCGACVKGVGKALKDVSGVEGVTCDRDEGSVAFAAESADAAKSAINALAAAGFFGKAKHDGEEVAFPKSGAKEGAKADTVSVSNVHLCCGGCVNAVAKAVKKVDGVSDVTCDRAESSVKVTGSDVSVEAVVEALNGAGFNAKVK
- a CDS encoding ABC transporter permease; this encodes MLQYLVRRIGIGLLTLLLITFIIYGLIRSMPGSPLTQELARLDPSKVMSEEDFQRVQKLYGLDKPWYQAYGVWVANLVQGDLGRSFSRKRPVADLIFERMGPTLLLSITSLLLTYLLSIPMGLYATARSGSSDERVLSTILYMLYSFPSFVAALFLQLFFAVQLGWLPLFGMTGDNYEEMSAAGKAYDLFLHSVMPVTCYTYGSLAYYSRFIRANMQEVIRQDYIRTARAKGLGPVPVLLHHAFRNTLIPLVTLVGLTLPSLLSGSVIIEQIFTWPGMGRLFFESIRERDYPTIMGLTLMFSVLTLAGQLLADILYAVVDPRVRLESK